Proteins from a genomic interval of Yarrowia lipolytica chromosome 1E, complete sequence:
- a CDS encoding uncharacterized protein (Compare to YALI0E03894g, some similarities with uniprot|P16639 Saccharomyces cerevisiae YGL017w ATE1 arginyl tRNA transferase, similar to Saccharomyces cerevisiae ATE1 (YGL017W); ancestral locus Anc_4.104): protein MNIISNALFSTRNRCGYCKDREGAEPQGTLFSFNSVQMTAAQYQALIDRGFRRSGTYIYKPDLANSCCSQYTIRLNVEDFKASKSQRGVLNRWTNHVTDKGNGGKNSGKNNQFDLVAKIQEGETDAFNSRLEPNSFTKEKYDLYARYQKHVHNEGPEDISESGFRRFLCSDSFTDSTSDVCKGLDVPDRLSGGYHQLYYHNGKLVAMAVLDILPLCVSSVYFLWDPDYAQWGLGKVAAMREIALAKALGVPYYYMGYYIPDCVKMKYKGEYHPSFVLDPESLTISEQEIDDYPFPEGINVESRALAGVGVWVPLKEMSKNISTMDDSARYYSYVRRSAKTVDRPKEVAARVRYEDLSGAGYLKLEEMMKGLPKFANKKQFVAPQNVLDVIPFEGQKIEYFKYDDDMYSDSEDEEEVEVEEWDKKENEKQTVEGVLVSLASLVDKTNSAFANEMAMGLLAVRATAGSGLGDKTAILMG, encoded by the coding sequence ATGAACATTATATCAAACGCCCTATTTTCGACAAGAAACAGATGCGGCTACTGCAAGGATAGAGAGGGTGCAGAGCCGCAAGGGACACTGTTCTCTTTCAACTCCGTTCAGATGACAGCCGCACAATACCAAGCACTCATAGATCGGGGCTTCAGACGATCTGGCACATACATTTACAAGCCAGACCTGGCTAACTCATGCTGCTCTCAGTACACGATACGGCTCAATGTGGAGGATTTCAAAGCCAGTAAGAGCCAACGGGGTGTGCTTAACAGGTGGACCAACCATGTTACTGATAAGGGAAATGGAGGAAAGAACTCGGGCAAGAACAACCAATTCGATCTGGTAGCAAAGATCCAAGAGGGAGAGACCGACGCATTCAATTCGAGGCTCGAGCCCAACAGTTTCACCAAAGAAAAGTACGATCTGTACGCAAGGTACCAGAAGCATGTTCACAATGAGGGCCCTGAAGATATTAGCGAGTCTGGATTTCGTCGATTCCTGTGCTCTGACAGTTTCACTGATTCCACAAGTGATGTCTGTAAAGGTCTAGATGTGCCAGATAGACTATCTGGAGGCTACCATCAACTATATTACCACAATGGTAAGCTTGTGGCTATGGCAGTTTTGGACATTCTGCCCTTGTGTGTGTCTTCTGTTTACTTCCTCTGGGACCCCGATTATGCTCAGTGGGGGCTGGGAAAGGTGGCTGCTATGAGGGAGATTGCTCTGGCTAAGGCACTGGGTGTGCCTTACTACTACATGGGGTACTATATTCCCGACTGTGTCAAGATGAAGTACAAGGGAGAGTACCATCCCAGTTTTGTGTTGGATCCTGAATCGTTGACTATTTCAGAACAGGAAATCGACGATTATCCCTTCCCAGAGGGCATTAATGTGGAGTCGCGTGCATTGGCTGGAGTTGGTGTTTGGGTCCCTCTTAAAGAGATGAGTAAAAATATCAGTACTATGGACGACTCGGCACGGTATTACTCATACGTCCGCCGCAGTGCAAAGACGGTCGACAGACCCAAGGAGGTTGCTGCGAGGGTGCGATATGAGGATTTGAGTGGTGCAGGCTACTTGAAGCTCGAGGAAATGATGAAAGGCCTTCCCAAATTTGCTAACAAGAAACAGTTTGTGGCTCCTCAGAACGTCTTGGACGTCATTCCGTTCGAGGGACAGAAGATCGAGTATTTCAAGTACGACGATGACATGTACAGTGATAgtgaagatgaggaggaggtagAAGTAGAAGAATGGGATAAGAAGGAAAACGAGAAGCAAACTGTGGAGGGTGTTTTAGTCTCCCTGGCATCTCTGGTTGATAAAACTAACTCTGCATTTGCTAATGAAATGGCTATGGGTCTGCTGGCCGTTCGAGCCACTGCAGGTTCTGGTCTTGGAGACAAAACTGCCATTCTGATGGGTTAG